The Lentzea guizhouensis genome contains a region encoding:
- a CDS encoding P-II family nitrogen regulator, with protein sequence MKLVTAIIKPFTLDDVKSSLEQLGVLGMTVSEVQGYGRQKGHTEVYRGAEYSVDFVPKIKIEVVVDDTAVDKVLDAVVEAARTGKIGDGKVWVTPVDAVVRVRTGERGSDAL encoded by the coding sequence ATGAAGCTGGTCACCGCGATCATCAAGCCGTTCACGCTCGACGACGTGAAGAGCTCCCTGGAACAGCTGGGGGTGCTGGGCATGACCGTCAGCGAGGTGCAGGGCTACGGCCGCCAGAAGGGCCACACCGAGGTCTACCGCGGCGCCGAGTACTCGGTGGACTTCGTGCCCAAGATCAAGATCGAGGTCGTCGTGGACGACACCGCAGTCGACAAGGTGCTGGACGCGGTGGTCGAGGCCGCCCGCACCGGCAAGATCGGCGACGGCAAGGTCTGGGTCACCCCGGTCGACGCCGTGGTGCGGGTGCGCACCGGCGAACGCGGATCGGACGCGCTGTAG
- a CDS encoding [protein-PII] uridylyltransferase, with product MENNETAVVTADDLVRARERLLVPGRRRLAAEPLREALVDLHEFWLTKHAGGAGISGSGIALVAVGGLGRRELVPYSDLDLVLVHGGVKNIDEIAEKLWYPLWNSGIGLDHSVRTVGEALRVAAGDLRTALGLLDVRHIAGDQEITRKLADGARQAWRGNVRNRLDEIAESSTKRWARSGEIAHRVEPDLKHGRGGLRDITILDALSVAQLVDRPSADVDEARKLLLDVRTELRRVARKPRDVLRAQDGDEVASGLGLADRFALARSLSSAARTVVYAFDVAVRAARAAVPKRGLGAFLRGQPPRRPLDEGVVLHGSEVSLARDAIPSRDPALLLRVATAAARSKHPIAAGTLTRLADSAPELRQPWPREAREELLALLGSGSGLVDVVEALDRTGLWGRLFPEWGAVRDLPPRDAAHMWTVDRHLVQTVAHAARLATTVSRPDLLLLGALIHDIGKGRQQDHSEVGAALATAIGERIGLWPQDIETLSALVRHHLLLPHTATRRDVEDSATVHRVVETLNGDAVLLELLSALAEADSLATGPGVWTDWKAALLADLVARCRTAMAGDALPKPEPLDPAHVAMAERVAASGKPDVLLEKQDHAAVVTVLAPDRPGMLSKAAGVLALNSLEVHAATLRSHGGATVDAFTVSPRFGSLPDAALLREQLARTIEGTLPLADKLAAKERDYGGPPLDPPPARVLWFDDEATGAVVLELRAADRIGLLHRVAGALEQCGADVRWARVSTLGATVVDSFSIAGSELDRRRIERAVLDAAR from the coding sequence GTGGAGAACAACGAAACGGCCGTCGTCACGGCTGACGACCTGGTGCGAGCACGCGAACGGCTGCTCGTGCCAGGTCGTCGTCGCTTGGCCGCCGAACCGCTGCGCGAGGCACTCGTGGACCTGCACGAGTTCTGGCTCACCAAACACGCGGGCGGAGCGGGGATATCCGGATCGGGTATCGCGCTGGTGGCGGTCGGCGGGCTGGGGCGGCGAGAGCTCGTGCCCTACTCCGACCTCGATCTCGTGCTCGTGCACGGCGGCGTCAAGAACATCGACGAGATCGCCGAGAAGCTCTGGTACCCGCTGTGGAACTCCGGCATCGGCCTCGACCACTCCGTCCGCACGGTCGGCGAGGCGCTGCGCGTCGCGGCCGGTGACCTGCGGACCGCGTTGGGGCTGCTGGACGTCCGGCACATCGCGGGCGACCAGGAGATCACCAGGAAACTGGCGGACGGCGCGCGGCAGGCGTGGCGCGGCAACGTGCGCAACCGCCTCGACGAGATCGCCGAGTCCTCGACGAAGCGGTGGGCGCGCAGCGGCGAGATCGCGCACCGCGTGGAACCTGACCTGAAGCACGGCCGTGGCGGGTTGCGGGACATCACGATCCTGGACGCGCTGTCGGTCGCCCAGCTGGTCGACCGGCCGTCGGCGGACGTCGACGAAGCCCGCAAGCTGCTGCTGGACGTGCGCACCGAACTGCGCCGAGTGGCCCGGAAACCGCGCGACGTGCTGCGGGCGCAGGACGGTGACGAGGTGGCCTCCGGGCTCGGGCTGGCCGACCGGTTCGCCCTGGCCCGTTCGCTTTCCTCCGCCGCGCGTACGGTCGTCTACGCGTTCGACGTGGCGGTGCGCGCGGCTCGGGCGGCGGTGCCGAAGCGGGGGCTCGGGGCGTTCCTCCGGGGGCAGCCGCCGCGCAGACCGTTGGATGAAGGCGTTGTGCTGCACGGGTCAGAGGTGTCTCTGGCCCGTGACGCGATTCCGAGCCGTGATCCGGCGTTGTTGTTGCGTGTCGCGACGGCGGCGGCGCGCTCGAAGCACCCGATCGCGGCCGGCACGCTGACCAGGCTCGCGGACTCGGCGCCGGAGCTGCGCCAGCCGTGGCCGCGCGAGGCCCGCGAGGAGCTGCTGGCGTTGCTGGGCAGCGGCAGCGGACTCGTGGACGTCGTGGAGGCGTTGGACCGCACGGGGTTGTGGGGCCGGCTGTTCCCGGAGTGGGGTGCCGTGCGGGACCTCCCGCCACGCGACGCCGCGCACATGTGGACGGTCGACCGGCACCTGGTGCAGACCGTCGCCCACGCGGCGCGGCTCGCGACCACGGTGTCGCGGCCGGACCTGTTGCTGCTCGGTGCATTGATCCACGACATCGGCAAGGGACGGCAGCAGGACCACTCCGAGGTCGGGGCGGCGCTGGCCACGGCGATCGGTGAGCGGATCGGGCTGTGGCCGCAGGACATCGAGACGTTGTCGGCGCTGGTCCGCCACCACCTGCTGTTGCCGCACACCGCGACCCGGCGCGACGTCGAGGACTCCGCGACCGTGCACCGCGTGGTGGAGACGCTGAACGGTGACGCGGTCCTGCTGGAGCTGCTGTCCGCGTTGGCGGAGGCCGACTCCCTGGCGACCGGCCCCGGCGTGTGGACGGACTGGAAGGCCGCGCTGCTGGCCGACCTGGTCGCGCGCTGCCGCACGGCGATGGCGGGCGACGCGTTGCCCAAACCGGAACCGCTCGACCCCGCGCACGTGGCGATGGCCGAACGTGTTGCGGCGTCGGGGAAACCGGACGTGCTGCTGGAGAAGCAGGACCACGCGGCGGTCGTGACGGTGCTCGCGCCGGACCGGCCGGGCATGCTGTCCAAGGCCGCGGGCGTGCTCGCGCTGAACTCGCTGGAGGTGCACGCGGCGACGCTGCGCTCGCACGGCGGGGCGACGGTCGACGCGTTCACGGTCTCGCCGCGGTTCGGCTCGCTGCCCGACGCCGCGTTGCTGCGCGAACAGCTGGCCAGGACGATCGAGGGAACGTTGCCGCTGGCCGACAAGCTCGCCGCCAAGGAACGCGACTACGGCGGCCCGCCGCTCGACCCACCACCCGCCCGCGTGCTGTGGTTCGACGACGAGGCGACCGGCGCGGTCGTGCTGGAACTGCGCGCGGCGGACCGGATCGGCCTGCTGCACCGGGTCGCGGGCGCGTTGGAGCAGTGCGGTGCCGACGTCCGATGGGCGCGCGTGTCGACACTGGGCGCGACCGTCGTGGACTCGTTCAGCATCGCCGGCTCCGAGCTCGACCGGCGGCGGATCGAACGCGCCGTCCTCGACGCGGCCAGGTAG
- a CDS encoding AAA family ATPase, giving the protein MTAVLNAQTTAVRVQPRSLVVLAGIPGAGKTTLLTRLDADEPVTVLDSDQVRTFLEPRIPLPYKYWRIVVHLTHRLRVFWAAFFCQGLLVVHEPSTRPGTRFMLVLAGLLSGRPRHFLWLDVSPAQALDGQIARRRVVRTHAFERHVRRGVEMRERFESGWVPFGFRSVTLLTRAGTSGGLRVNVG; this is encoded by the coding sequence ATGACCGCCGTGTTGAACGCGCAGACCACCGCCGTCCGAGTGCAGCCCCGCTCACTCGTCGTCCTCGCCGGCATCCCCGGCGCGGGCAAGACGACGCTGCTCACCCGCCTCGACGCGGACGAACCGGTCACCGTCCTCGACTCGGACCAGGTCCGCACGTTCCTGGAACCCCGCATCCCCCTGCCCTACAAGTACTGGCGGATCGTCGTCCACCTCACCCACCGCCTGCGCGTCTTCTGGGCCGCCTTCTTCTGCCAGGGCCTGCTGGTGGTCCACGAGCCCTCCACCCGCCCCGGCACCCGCTTCATGCTGGTGCTGGCAGGCCTGCTGTCCGGCCGCCCCCGCCACTTCCTGTGGCTCGACGTCTCCCCGGCTCAAGCGCTGGACGGCCAGATCGCCCGCCGCCGCGTCGTGCGCACCCACGCGTTCGAACGGCACGTGCGGCGCGGCGTGGAGATGCGCGAACGGTTCGAGTCGGGCTGGGTCCCGTTCGGCTTCCGGTCGGTCACGCTGCTGACGCGAGCGGGCACGTCCGGCGGCCTGCGCGTCAACGTGGGCTGA
- a CDS encoding AAA family ATPase: MGRIFVSYHGHDEGDIIALHLREALLTAGYEDVHAYTAPGSGPTVSLPWKDSLRRELLGAEALIVVTSPGSSSEWCIWETSVFRERKPLSPCIEFFSGSQGRAVLNDLQAHRVDAADPVSLAAARDTVLQALARAGVGKAAGTTSPFPGLKPFDEHQASLFFGRENDIQRLAEPLLGRRESGALAVIGPSGAGKSSLVRAGLIPLLRREGWTIAGPVTPSHGVLPPIERPGRTLVVLDQAEELLSGATDRLAPQAAALVERLVEASRGKAWVVYTVRSDFLDELMRQAEIEPLLRDDFLVTPLTKADLPMVVNGPLRGLGWHVDDAALGLIQEDATGESLPLLAFALENLWRHVNPDGLRPPRPITRAEYVASGRVMDVLRRQADEAFALARDLVRDQDGSWPPVREAERRVLRTLRRLVAVDESGKFTRRALRMHDLRAQDRQVLDPFITNRVLTTTRQTLQVAHESLFVHWPRFREELERDHAVLRVWREVEDVAAEWTKHSDQLIAPSRLATLLGVLSPPESKFAELWPHLEETLTALDFTRDAVGLLRQSIQLWADTEVHRASALEPRDTLRMLAGDDLTVWLFLHAPDLSGWRQALLHAMAATHLLRAVLSRNAVAVRWSPDDALLVTGSNECTVRTWNADSGERQDDLRDAAGPIGSIAWSQTNVITTSAVGDVLRLSSTHAERTTRTFKLPSPPVSARLTSTGEHVLVAYPNGSVHLREVGNQHHDPADVHWCVAEDDPVGLRDADLSPDGNWIAGARDDGTISVIGFDQPAGRERRLEGRADGLRRVRWSPQGTRLATGSADGAVHVWDAVSGKVVLKLRGHERGVLDLEWSHRGDRLTTVAEDGVHRVWKIGSEPHRSGFRTGGPVGSLAWHPLDRKLVVGSAATSAVGLISTPWTTAVNRDSVTFTNHPARFAAWRPDGSRFAAGAGTTVQLVDGDFGQLRHLFDAGDLVQDGHWSRDGSLLAVVSIDRSRLPWVYDADGHLQRSPQWTKHTGTLRAVAWHPVQELFAVAGEDNLITLNSMSATCCTFRAPRKFTSLAWHPDGALLAAGCADGTTILLRLTDVLTEETQLRGHLDEITSTAWSPDGRSLLTASKDCTARVWDPVTGGQRTALIGHSDAVQAALWSPDGLAVTGSADCTVRYWDTSDGTTHPLAGTAESTDVQDLVAEARKRISPR; this comes from the coding sequence ATGGGGCGCATCTTCGTCAGCTACCACGGCCACGACGAGGGCGACATCATCGCGCTCCACCTGCGCGAAGCTCTCCTCACCGCCGGTTACGAGGACGTGCACGCGTACACGGCCCCCGGATCGGGCCCCACTGTCTCGCTTCCGTGGAAGGACAGCCTGCGCCGCGAACTGCTCGGCGCCGAAGCTCTGATCGTCGTCACGTCGCCCGGCTCCTCCTCCGAGTGGTGCATCTGGGAGACGTCGGTGTTCCGCGAACGCAAGCCCCTCTCGCCGTGCATCGAGTTCTTCAGCGGGTCACAAGGTCGCGCCGTCCTCAACGACCTGCAGGCGCATCGCGTCGACGCGGCGGACCCGGTGTCGTTGGCGGCGGCTCGTGACACGGTGCTGCAGGCCCTGGCACGGGCCGGTGTGGGCAAGGCGGCGGGCACCACCTCACCGTTCCCCGGCCTGAAGCCGTTCGACGAGCACCAGGCCTCGCTCTTCTTCGGTCGGGAGAACGACATCCAGCGACTCGCCGAACCCCTGCTGGGCCGGCGCGAGTCCGGCGCCCTCGCGGTCATCGGCCCGTCGGGTGCGGGCAAGTCATCGCTGGTGCGCGCTGGTCTCATCCCGCTGCTGCGGAGAGAGGGCTGGACGATCGCCGGTCCGGTCACGCCCTCGCACGGTGTGCTGCCGCCGATCGAACGCCCTGGCCGCACGCTCGTCGTGCTCGACCAAGCGGAGGAGCTGCTGTCGGGTGCCACCGACCGGCTGGCACCGCAGGCCGCAGCACTCGTCGAGCGACTGGTCGAAGCCAGCAGGGGCAAGGCCTGGGTCGTCTACACCGTGCGGTCGGACTTCCTCGACGAGCTGATGCGGCAGGCGGAGATCGAACCGCTGCTTCGCGACGACTTCCTCGTCACCCCGCTCACGAAGGCCGACTTGCCGATGGTGGTGAACGGCCCGTTGCGCGGACTCGGGTGGCACGTCGACGACGCCGCGTTGGGCTTGATCCAGGAGGACGCGACCGGAGAGTCGTTGCCGTTGCTGGCTTTCGCGCTGGAAAACCTGTGGCGGCACGTCAACCCGGACGGCCTGCGCCCACCACGTCCGATCACCCGCGCCGAGTACGTCGCGTCCGGTCGGGTCATGGACGTGCTCCGGCGCCAGGCCGACGAGGCGTTCGCGCTGGCGCGAGATCTCGTGCGGGACCAGGACGGGTCGTGGCCACCGGTGCGCGAGGCCGAACGGCGAGTGCTGCGCACGTTGCGCCGACTTGTGGCCGTGGACGAGAGCGGGAAGTTCACCAGGCGGGCACTGCGGATGCACGACTTGAGAGCGCAAGACCGGCAGGTGCTGGACCCGTTCATCACGAACCGGGTGCTCACCACGACCCGGCAGACGCTCCAGGTGGCACACGAGAGCCTGTTCGTGCACTGGCCACGGTTCCGTGAGGAGTTGGAACGCGACCACGCGGTGCTGCGGGTCTGGCGCGAGGTCGAGGACGTCGCCGCGGAGTGGACGAAGCACTCGGACCAGCTCATCGCACCCTCACGCCTGGCCACGCTGCTGGGCGTCCTGTCTCCGCCCGAGTCGAAGTTCGCCGAACTGTGGCCGCACTTGGAGGAGACGCTCACGGCCTTGGACTTCACCCGTGATGCCGTCGGGCTGCTGCGGCAGTCGATTCAGCTGTGGGCCGACACCGAGGTGCATCGGGCGAGCGCTCTCGAACCGCGCGACACGCTCCGCATGCTCGCCGGCGACGACCTGACCGTGTGGCTGTTCCTGCACGCACCAGACCTGTCAGGCTGGCGGCAGGCCCTGTTGCACGCGATGGCGGCGACGCACCTGCTCCGCGCTGTCCTCAGCCGGAACGCCGTTGCCGTGAGATGGTCACCCGACGACGCCCTGCTCGTGACCGGGTCGAACGAATGCACCGTGCGAACCTGGAACGCCGACTCCGGCGAGCGACAGGACGACCTCCGCGACGCCGCCGGTCCGATCGGGTCGATCGCCTGGTCTCAGACGAACGTCATCACGACCAGTGCGGTCGGAGATGTGCTGCGGCTGTCCTCGACGCACGCCGAACGGACGACTCGCACCTTCAAGTTGCCCAGCCCACCGGTGTCCGCACGACTGACTTCGACCGGCGAGCACGTGCTGGTGGCATACCCGAACGGCAGTGTGCACCTGCGCGAGGTGGGCAACCAGCACCACGACCCGGCCGACGTGCACTGGTGCGTGGCCGAGGACGACCCGGTGGGGTTGCGCGACGCCGACCTGTCCCCTGACGGGAACTGGATCGCAGGGGCGAGGGACGACGGCACGATCTCCGTCATCGGGTTCGACCAGCCCGCCGGACGGGAACGTCGCCTCGAGGGACGCGCCGACGGGTTGCGGCGGGTGCGCTGGTCACCACAAGGCACGAGGCTCGCCACCGGGTCGGCGGACGGGGCGGTGCACGTCTGGGACGCGGTGTCCGGAAAGGTGGTGCTGAAGCTGCGCGGGCACGAACGGGGTGTGCTGGACCTGGAGTGGTCGCACCGGGGCGATCGGCTGACAACCGTTGCCGAGGACGGGGTCCACCGCGTCTGGAAGATCGGGTCCGAACCTCACCGCAGCGGCTTCCGCACCGGCGGACCCGTGGGATCGCTCGCTTGGCACCCGCTCGACCGGAAACTGGTCGTCGGCAGCGCGGCGACCTCAGCCGTCGGACTGATCAGCACGCCCTGGACGACGGCGGTGAACCGCGACAGCGTCACGTTCACCAACCACCCGGCGAGGTTCGCGGCGTGGCGCCCGGACGGGAGCAGGTTCGCTGCCGGCGCCGGAACGACCGTCCAGCTGGTGGACGGCGACTTCGGGCAGCTGCGACACCTGTTCGACGCCGGAGACCTGGTGCAGGACGGGCACTGGTCCCGCGACGGATCACTTCTCGCGGTGGTCTCGATCGACCGCAGCCGGCTGCCGTGGGTCTACGACGCGGACGGGCACCTCCAGCGGAGCCCGCAGTGGACCAAGCACACCGGCACCTTGCGGGCCGTCGCCTGGCATCCGGTTCAGGAGCTGTTCGCCGTGGCCGGCGAGGACAACCTGATCACTCTCAACTCGATGAGCGCCACGTGCTGCACCTTCCGCGCACCGAGGAAGTTCACCTCGCTCGCATGGCACCCGGACGGTGCGCTCCTCGCAGCCGGGTGCGCCGACGGGACGACCATCCTGTTGCGCCTGACCGACGTGCTCACCGAAGAGACCCAACTGCGCGGACACCTCGACGAGATCACCTCCACGGCGTGGTCACCAGATGGCCGCAGTCTGCTCACCGCGTCCAAGGACTGCACGGCACGGGTGTGGGACCCGGTCACCGGTGGTCAACGTACCGCGCTCATCGGCCACAGCGATGCGGTCCAGGCGGCTTTGTGGTCACCGGACGGCCTCGCCGTCACCGGCTCGGCGGACTGCACGGTCCGGTACTGGGACACGTCGGACGGCACCACTCATCCGCTGGCAGGCACGGCTGAGAGCACAGACGTCCAGGACCTCGTCGCGGAGGCGCGGAAGCGGATCAGCCCACGTTGA
- the ffh gene encoding signal recognition particle protein — MFSTLSDRLTAVLQGLRAKGKLTDADIDATAREIRVALLEADVALPVVRGFIAKVKERAKGAEVHQALNPAQQVVKIVNEELVNVLGGETRRLNLAKNPPSVVMLAGLQGAGKTTLAGKLAKWMKGQGHTPLLVAADLQRPNAVTQLQVVGERAGVPVFAPEPGNGVGDPVSVSKRGIEEAKARQHDIVIVDTAGRLGVDEEMMQQAIDIRAAVEPDEILFVVDAMVGQDAVNTATAFHDGVGFTGVVLTKLDGDARGGAALSVREVTGQPILFASNGEKLEDFDVFHPDRMASRILGMGDVLTLIEQAEQHFDQEQAEKAAAKLHTGQLTLEDFLEQMLAIRKMGPIANLLGMLPGAGQMKDQLGMLDEKHLDRIQAIIRGMTPAERDDPKIINGSRRLRIANGSGVKVSDVNDLVNRFFEARKMMASMAGRMGFGGGGSKNRKGKKGKKGKGRGPTPPKIKGGFPGMMPGMGGFPGMGQMPGMPPGGLPDLGGALNELPPGFDPSKFKFDGDDKKKK; from the coding sequence GTGTTCTCCACGCTTTCCGACCGGCTGACCGCGGTCCTCCAGGGCCTTCGCGCCAAGGGCAAGCTCACCGACGCCGACATCGACGCCACCGCGCGCGAGATCAGGGTCGCGCTGCTCGAGGCCGACGTCGCGCTGCCCGTGGTGCGCGGCTTCATCGCCAAGGTGAAGGAGCGCGCCAAGGGTGCCGAGGTGCATCAGGCGCTCAACCCGGCGCAGCAGGTCGTGAAGATCGTCAACGAGGAACTGGTCAACGTCCTCGGTGGTGAGACGCGCAGGCTGAACCTCGCGAAGAACCCGCCGTCGGTGGTCATGCTCGCGGGTCTGCAGGGTGCCGGCAAGACGACGCTCGCGGGCAAGCTCGCGAAGTGGATGAAGGGGCAGGGGCACACGCCGCTGCTCGTCGCGGCCGACCTGCAGCGCCCCAACGCGGTCACGCAGCTGCAGGTCGTCGGTGAGCGGGCGGGCGTGCCCGTGTTCGCTCCCGAGCCCGGCAACGGCGTCGGCGACCCCGTCTCGGTGTCGAAGCGCGGCATCGAGGAAGCCAAGGCCAGGCAGCACGACATCGTCATCGTCGACACGGCCGGCCGGCTCGGTGTCGACGAGGAGATGATGCAGCAGGCCATCGACATCCGGGCCGCGGTCGAGCCGGACGAGATCCTGTTCGTGGTCGACGCGATGGTCGGTCAGGACGCGGTCAACACGGCCACGGCGTTCCACGACGGCGTCGGGTTCACCGGTGTCGTGCTCACCAAGCTCGACGGTGACGCCCGCGGTGGTGCGGCGCTGTCGGTCCGCGAGGTCACCGGCCAGCCGATCCTCTTCGCGTCCAACGGTGAGAAGCTCGAGGACTTCGACGTCTTCCACCCGGACCGGATGGCGAGTCGCATCCTCGGCATGGGCGACGTGCTCACCCTGATCGAGCAGGCCGAGCAGCACTTCGACCAGGAGCAGGCCGAGAAGGCCGCGGCCAAGCTGCACACCGGCCAGCTCACGCTCGAGGACTTCCTGGAGCAGATGCTCGCGATCCGCAAGATGGGCCCGATCGCGAACCTGCTCGGCATGCTCCCCGGCGCCGGCCAGATGAAGGACCAGCTCGGGATGCTGGACGAGAAGCACCTCGACCGCATCCAGGCGATCATCCGCGGCATGACGCCGGCGGAGCGGGACGACCCGAAGATCATCAACGGTTCGCGGCGGCTGCGCATCGCGAACGGGTCCGGCGTCAAGGTCAGCGACGTCAACGACCTGGTCAACCGCTTCTTCGAGGCCCGCAAGATGATGGCGTCGATGGCCGGCCGGATGGGCTTCGGCGGTGGCGGCAGCAAGAACCGCAAGGGCAAGAAGGGGAAGAAGGGGAAGGGTCGCGGCCCGACGCCCCCCAAGATCAAGGGCGGCTTCCCCGGGATGATGCCCGGCATGGGCGGCTTCCCCGGCATGGGCCAGATGCCCGGCATGCCTCCCGGCGGCCTTCCCGACCTCGGCGGCGCCCTGAACGAGCTCCCGCCCGGCTTCGACCCGTCGAAGTTCAAGTTCGACGGCGACGACAAAAAGAAGAAGTGA
- a CDS encoding amidohydrolase family protein has translation MHLRGVVLPDGEPRDLWVVNGRVRTRPVPGAQTLVDGGYLVPGLVDAHCHVGLGPQGGVELPEAVEQALTDRAAGTLLIRDCGSPIDTTPLQERLDLPRIIRAGRHIAKPKRYIPHIGVEIESDLPTAVAEQVAYGDGWVKLVGDWIDRGVGDLAPLWTDDELEAAVKVAHAAGAKVTAHVFGEDALPGLINAGIDCIEHGTGLTDDTVALMAARGTALVPTLINIETFPGIADKAGKYPAYANHMRDLHARVASTVSKAIEAGVPVYAGTDAGGGIQHGRIVDEIAALHRVGMSAADAIGAASWNAREWLGFPSLVEGAAADIVVYDEDPRTNLDVLRSPRLVMLRGRVY, from the coding sequence ATGCACCTGCGCGGCGTCGTCCTGCCGGACGGCGAGCCGCGAGACCTGTGGGTGGTCAACGGCCGGGTGCGCACCCGGCCCGTACCGGGTGCGCAGACCCTGGTCGACGGCGGTTACCTCGTTCCCGGCCTGGTCGACGCGCACTGCCACGTCGGCCTCGGGCCGCAGGGTGGCGTCGAGCTGCCGGAGGCCGTCGAGCAGGCGCTGACGGACCGCGCCGCGGGTACCTTGCTGATCCGCGACTGCGGTTCGCCGATCGACACGACGCCGCTGCAGGAGCGCCTCGACCTGCCGCGGATCATCCGCGCGGGCAGGCACATCGCCAAGCCGAAGCGGTACATCCCGCACATCGGCGTGGAGATCGAGTCCGACCTGCCGACCGCCGTCGCCGAGCAGGTGGCGTACGGCGACGGCTGGGTGAAGCTCGTCGGCGACTGGATCGACCGGGGCGTCGGCGACCTCGCCCCGTTGTGGACCGACGACGAGCTGGAAGCCGCCGTCAAGGTGGCCCACGCCGCCGGTGCCAAGGTCACCGCGCACGTGTTCGGCGAGGACGCGCTGCCCGGCCTGATCAACGCCGGCATCGACTGCATCGAGCACGGCACCGGCCTCACCGACGACACGGTCGCGCTGATGGCCGCCCGCGGCACGGCGCTGGTGCCGACGTTGATCAACATTGAGACGTTCCCCGGCATCGCGGACAAGGCCGGCAAGTACCCGGCCTACGCGAACCACATGCGCGACCTGCACGCCCGTGTCGCGAGCACGGTGTCCAAGGCGATCGAGGCGGGCGTCCCGGTCTACGCGGGCACCGACGCGGGCGGCGGCATCCAGCACGGCCGCATCGTCGACGAGATCGCCGCGCTGCACCGCGTGGGCATGAGCGCGGCCGACGCGATCGGCGCCGCGTCGTGGAACGCCCGCGAGTGGCTGGGCTTCCCGTCGCTCGTCGAGGGCGCGGCCGCGGACATCGTGGTGTACGACGAGGACCCGCGCACGAACCTCGACGTCCTGCGGTCACCGCGCCTGGTGATGCTCCGGGGCCGGGTCTACTGA
- a CDS encoding carboxymuconolactone decarboxylase family protein, with product MEPRFNLFGTETGAKLAKRFAGLGQAVHQSPLPVLTAELVSLRASQLNGCGFCLDMHVKEAVAAGEDPLRLHLVAGWRETTVFTEAEQAALAFAEEGTLLARDGVSDETWANVRKHYDDEQVAALVCLVGLINAANRMAVITQQKGGSYQVGALAQAQ from the coding sequence ATGGAACCCCGCTTCAACCTCTTCGGCACCGAGACCGGTGCCAAGCTCGCCAAGCGGTTCGCGGGCCTCGGCCAGGCGGTGCACCAGTCACCGCTGCCCGTGCTCACGGCCGAGCTCGTCAGCCTGCGGGCCAGCCAGCTCAACGGCTGCGGCTTCTGCCTCGACATGCACGTCAAGGAGGCCGTGGCGGCCGGTGAGGACCCGCTGCGGCTGCACCTGGTCGCCGGCTGGCGGGAGACGACCGTGTTCACCGAGGCGGAGCAGGCCGCGCTGGCGTTCGCCGAGGAGGGCACGCTGCTGGCCAGGGACGGCGTCAGCGACGAGACCTGGGCGAACGTCCGCAAGCACTACGACGACGAGCAGGTGGCCGCGCTGGTGTGCCTGGTGGGGCTGATCAACGCGGCCAACCGGATGGCGGTGATCACGCAGCAGAAGGGCGGGTCGTACCAGGTAGGTGCGCTCGCCCAGGCTCAGTAG
- a CDS encoding RNA polymerase sigma-70 factor, protein MPGTATDTFVNHRNLLFTVAYEMLGSAADAEDVLQETWLKWSGVEHDTVENQRAYLVRIVTRQALGRLRTLGRRKETYVGSWLPEPLLTAPDVAEDVELADSVSMAMMLVLETLTPTERAVFVLREVFGLDYDEISAAVGKTPAAVRQIAHRARSHVAARRPREVVTQAATRAALAAFQRATETGDLQGLLDLLAPDVVFLGDGGGVKQAVARPVVGAAKVARLLLGGLTRVAGWSMEPAQVNGYPALVFKFAGELDAVIALRIDDGLISGLYAVRNPAKLSHMAQETRLAR, encoded by the coding sequence ATGCCAGGCACCGCGACCGACACGTTCGTCAACCACCGCAACCTGCTCTTCACCGTCGCCTACGAGATGCTCGGCTCCGCCGCCGACGCCGAGGACGTGCTGCAGGAGACGTGGCTCAAGTGGTCGGGCGTCGAGCACGACACCGTCGAGAACCAGCGCGCCTACCTGGTCCGCATCGTCACCCGCCAGGCGCTCGGCCGGCTGCGCACCCTCGGCCGCCGCAAGGAGACCTACGTCGGTTCCTGGCTGCCGGAACCGCTGCTCACGGCCCCCGACGTGGCCGAGGACGTGGAGCTCGCCGACAGCGTGTCGATGGCGATGATGCTGGTCCTGGAGACCCTCACGCCCACCGAACGCGCGGTGTTCGTGCTCCGCGAGGTCTTCGGCCTCGACTACGACGAGATCTCCGCCGCCGTCGGCAAGACCCCGGCCGCCGTCCGCCAGATCGCCCACCGCGCCCGGTCCCACGTCGCCGCCCGCCGTCCGCGCGAAGTCGTCACCCAGGCGGCCACCCGCGCCGCCCTGGCCGCCTTCCAGCGCGCCACCGAGACCGGTGACCTGCAGGGACTCCTCGACCTGCTGGCACCCGACGTCGTCTTCCTCGGCGACGGCGGCGGCGTGAAGCAGGCCGTCGCACGCCCGGTGGTCGGCGCCGCGAAGGTCGCCCGCCTGCTGCTCGGCGGCCTGACCAGGGTGGCCGGCTGGAGCATGGAGCCCGCCCAGGTCAACGGCTACCCGGCGCTGGTCTTCAAGTTCGCCGGCGAGCTGGACGCGGTGATCGCGCTGCGGATCGACGACGGGCTGATCAGCGGCCTCTACGCGGTGCGCAACCCGGCCAAGCTGTCGCACATGGCGCAGGAGACCCGGCTGGCCCGCTGA